The sequence below is a genomic window from Rhizobium sp. NXC14.
ATATCGACGAGCGTCCATCCTGGCCGATAACGGCTCGGCCGCCGACCCGTTTCCTGAAATCCGAAGGCGCGATAAAGCGCGATATTTCGCTCCATCCGCGCATTGGTGTAGAGGCGTATCTCCGGAATGTCCCATTGCCGCGCCTTGCCCTCCAGCCAGCGCAACATCGAGAGCCCATGTCCGGCGCCCTGAAAGGTCGGCGAGACCGCGATGCTGAACAGCATAAGGTAATCGGAATGCTGCTCTGCGACCACGAGGCCGACCGTTTCGCCGCCGATCTCGCGCAGCCAGACCTCGCCGCGGTCGACCCGCGGCGCGTAATCCTCCGTCACGGGGATCGGTGGAGCGCCGAAGAGCTCGGTATAGGGACGATAGGCGGCTGCCGTCAGCGTCGCGATCGTTTCCAGATCATTAGGCGACGCCAGCCTCATCGTCATTCCGCCGCAACCGCTTTCTTCGCAGGCCGCCGCTCCAGCAACTCTTTCAGGAAATGGCCGGTATAGGAGCGCTGTTCCCTGACAATTGCCTCGGGCGTGCCGACAGCCACGATTTCACCGCCGCCATCACCGCCCTCGGGGCCGAAATCGAGCACCCAGTCGGCCGTCTTGATGACTTCGAGATTGTGCTCGATCACCACCACCGAATTGCCCTGGTTGACGAGCTCGTGCAGCATTTCGAGCAGCTTGGCGACGTCATGGAAATGCAGGCCCGTCGTCGGTTCATCGAGAATATAGAGCGTGCGTCCGGTCGAACGTTTCGACAGCTCCTTGGCGAGCTTGACGCGCTGTGCTTCGCCGCCCGAGAGCGTATTGGCCTGCTGGCCGACCTTGATGTAACCGAGGCCGACATCCTTCAGCGATTGCAGTTTGTCGCGCACGGCGGGGACTGCCGCAAAGAAATCGACGCCTTCTTCCACCGTCATGTCGAGCACGTCGGCGATCGACTTCTGCTTGAAGGTGACGTCGAGCGTCTCTCTGTTATAGCGCTTGCCATGGCAGACGTCGCAGGTGACGTAGACATCGGGCAGGAAGTGCATCTCGATCTTGATGACGCCGTCGCCTTGGCAGGCCTCGCAGCGCCCGCCCTTGACGTTGAAGGAGAAGCGGCCTGGCTGGTAGCCGCGCGCCTTGGCTTCCGGCAGACCGGCGAACCAGTCGCGAATCGGCGTGAAGGCGCCGGTATAGGTCGCGGGGTTCGAGCGCGGCGTGCGGCCGATCGGCGACTGGTCGATGTCGATCACCTTGTCGATATGCTCGAAACCGTCGATGCGGTCGTGATCAGCCGGAATTTCGCGCGCGCCCATGACGCGGCGCGCCGCCGATTTATAGAGCGTCTCGATCAGGAAGGTGGACTTGCCGCCGCCGGAGACTCCGGTCACAGCCGTGAAGACGCCAAGCGGAATGGATGCCGTGACATTCTTCAGATTGTTACCGCGCGCGCCGATCACCTTGATTTCGCGGCCCTTCTTCGGCTTGCGGCGTTCCTCGGGAACGGGAACTCCCAGTTCGCCGGAGAGATATTTGCCGGTCAGCGACTTCGGATTGTCCATGATATCCTGCGGCGTGCCATGGGCGATGACCTGGCCGCCATGTATGCCGGCGGCCGGACCGATGTCGACCACGTCGTCGGCCGTGAGGATCGCATCCTCGTCATGCTCGACGACGATGACGGTGTTGCCGATATCGCGCAGGTGCTTCAGCGTATCCAGCAGCCGGGCGTTGTCGCGCTGATGCAGTCCGATGGATGGTTCATCAAGTACGTAGAGCACGCCCGTCAGGCCCGAGCCGATCTGCGAGGCGAGG
It includes:
- a CDS encoding GNAT family N-acetyltransferase, with translation MTMRLASPNDLETIATLTAAAYRPYTELFGAPPIPVTEDYAPRVDRGEVWLREIGGETVGLVVAEQHSDYLMLFSIAVSPTFQGAGHGLSMLRWLEGKARQWDIPEIRLYTNARMERNIALYRAFGFQETGRRPSRYRPGWTLVDMAKEIDAA